TTGGTTTCCTTTTACcacaaaacaaacataaaccCTAACTGTTACTCTCCGAAGAAATTCGTTGCTGATAAGTCGTTGCTGATATGTAAGTCTGTTTGCAAGAACTGGTATGCCCTAATCTCTACCTCTAATTTTGTTAAATTGCACCTTTATTTTACAACCCAGAAAGACAACCCCATTCTCATGCTTGAAGGTCCTTCTTCTAGTGAGGTACTTAACTCCATTGGTTATGATTCATTAACATCATCAGTGTGTGAAATTGAAGATGCTGCCATTGAAATGGATTACCCATTCAAATCTTTACATTATTCTGTTCGATTGATGGGATCTTGTAATGGTTTGGTTTGCATACGGTTGGTTGATaagaattctttttatctttggaACTCAGCTACAAGAGAATATAAAAAATACCCAAATCACCAATTAAAATTAACGGGGTTAGAATGAGTGCGCTGGGTTATGATCACAGTACTGATGACTACAAGTTGGTAATAGGCACTGTAGAACCTCCTGAAAGCAAGGATACTCTGGTGCAAGTCTATTCATTAGCATCAAATTCATGGAAACCTGGGCAAACTGTACCTCTTAAGTTTCATATGCAGAAACATGGAGTGTTTGTTAATGGGAAATTTCATTGGTTAGTGACACCTCAAGTTAAGTATTTCTTACTCTCTTTGGATATCAGTGACGAGAGTTTCAAAGAAATGCAACTATCAGAAGAGCTTTTGGAGAAGAGTAAGGATTTATATATGATTCTTGGAGTGCTGGAAGGGTTACTCTGCGTACTGTTCACCTCATATGTTAATGGTAATAGGACTCATTGTGAAGTATGGGAGATGCTGGATTATGGAGTTGAAGAATCTTGGACTAGACGCCATATCATTACTCACGAGCACATTACCAATAGCTTTATTGCATTTGTAAGTCTTTTGTGGTCTTTTAAGGATGGTAAAATTCTATTCATGAGTTTTGGTTACCTAGTTTTGTATGACCCAGAACATGGAAGTTCCAGAGAACTAAGTACGCCTAGCAGCATCACCTGCCTTACCGTAAAATTATATTGAAAGCATAGTTTCTCTCGAATCTGGTACATATGTTGGGGGAGAAGCGCGGATGGAGGAATTAAGAGAAAACCTGATGAAGAATAAGCTTTAGAAGGAAGAGAAACTGGTGAAGTTGAGTATGTTATTGGTTCTTGTTGTTGCTATATTCCTGCAGTTTTTAGTACAATGTAGTTCTAAAATTAGTTGTATGCTtctctttatgttttttttttctagttttcAGACCCGTAATGGATGTCATGAATTCCTTAAGATTAGTAATATGTTGTTGTCTCCAATCTAGAGCAAGATCGTTCTGTATGGAATTTCAGGTTACACTTTTGCAATTCGTATCCAGAGTTGTTTTTTTTAAAGCTTTCATGATTTTGTTCTTTCTGATGTACTATTATAATTCGCCAGCTTTCATTATGCAAGCGTGACTGTGTTTGTGCCTGCAGCCAAGATGGAACTATAATGTGCCAACCCAGGAGATTTCTCAGCCTGGCCTAGTAGCAGACAAATGATTCCAAAAAATTTAATGAAATTTCGATGATTCATGTTATGTCTGTGTGCACATTTGATTTGAAGGGAAAAATATACCTTGAATGATAAGAAAAAATGTTTAAAAGACACACTAACCTGTATCCAAGTTCTCTAAGCAACACCTAAAAATTACATGGCCGTAAACATCAAACCAACACACGTGTGCAGCCACACGGTTACACCTGCACGGGGTGGAAACATACAAAACAAACAATTGATAACCGCCAAGTAGAATCTCCCCGCTTCTTCAATCTCGACCTTTGTTTTTTCTCTCTCGTCGCATCTcttaataaaaccctaaaaagcttCTTCACTCTTCTTTGCAAGTAAAATCATGGCGAATCGTGAGTAATCTCTTTCTTGCTTCTCTATCCGTTCGTACTGATTGATAAATCTTCTGagtttttttcttatatttgGTTGTTTTGTGGTTGCTGCAGCACCAATGATTAGGTCATTCCTTCAAGTTGCGGCTACAGAAGAAGTTGCTCAACCTCTCAGGGTTGTTCAGATGGAAGGACTGGTAATCACTTGATAAGGATACTAGATtttcttaatttcttgttttGATGTATTAGATTTGTTTCTCCTTTGTTGATATTTTCAGGTCTCCAACtcactctaattagggttttgataaaaATCATTCGCCTGAACAATCTTTGGTGCTCAGGTTTCTTCTTTGAAATAATCTGACCGCTTTAAACTTTGTTGGactagtttagagaagaatacacCTTAGGAACCCAAAATAGTTGATGGGCAATCAAAGGAGGAGGAGGGAGATTAATACATTACCAAATTCACTAACACTATATAGGTGGCTAATTTCGAGTGATGCTTACTTTTAGTTCAGTTATGCTTGCAAACATCTGATGAACAGCCACTGCAGAATTTCATGTTGCGGATGGGCTTTTATGGCTCAAGGACTCaacctttgagtttctctttggGATTGGGTTTTAACTTTATCTTTCTATAGCCTTTATGTtttgtttgtctttttttctCCACATTAGCACGTAATCATTCTGCAGTCATGCTTCTTTTTGTGTACTTAGGAGGATGATTATGAAACAGAAACATGAATGTTACAACAAGGATGGCTTTTTGATGTTAAAATTTGTCTCATACAGGCTGTACTGAAGATAATCAAGCATTGCAAGGAGAATGC
This genomic stretch from Papaver somniferum cultivar HN1 chromosome 5, ASM357369v1, whole genome shotgun sequence harbors:
- the LOC113280341 gene encoding F-box protein CPR1-like, producing the protein MSALGYDHSTDDYKLVIGTVEPPESKDTLVQVYSLASNSWKPGQTVPLKFHMQKHGVFVNGKFHWLVTPQVKYFLLSLDISDESFKEMQLSEELLEKSKDLYMILGVLEGLLCVLFTSYVNGNRTHCEVWEMLDYGVEESWTRRHIITHEHITNSFIAFPRWNYNVPTQEISQPGLVADK